CGGCGGCTTACCCTCCAGTTAGGTTTTTGTCTCTGATAtcatgaaaaatatgaataaaagccacacacctcctctctaggGCTgtattaatatttatagagatatGTACAGATGACTTAGCATAAATGAACATGTGTAAATAAGGCatataagtaaaaaataaaataagcttAATATGCTACTATCATAAATACATCTAATACCATAAATACAATAACACTCTAACACCCACATTACATTATGCTGCTGAAAATGAAGACATCTTCATGGTGCATAAAAAAAATGTCCAAGTATGTCAACTTGGTCCTTTTAGCACTCCATAAGGTGTTAGACTATTTTGGAGACTAGATGGCTGTTCTCAACCTGGTTATGGGATAATGAAATGCTTTTAGGGATCTAAGGGACTCGGACTGCAAATTTctttccaaaaaataagtggatcaACAAGGCATTTAGGCACAATTGTTATAGATGATCTTGATAAAAACAACAGCAAAATATCATGGATCCTAGAACTTGCAAAGTAACAAGGATGCCATAACATGCAAGGCAACCATCACAACAATAAAGTCACTAAAAGGCTCTTAGCTCACTTTAAGGAGGTTCTTGCTAAAAAAAGACAGATGCATGCATTTGAATACAGTACAAAGGTAGATCTTTTCAGTTCATTTCTTATTTTCCCTTTTCTTCATGCAAAAGGATAGATAGCAGAAAAGAACAAACATTTAACAATTCTTCTTGCAACATAGAATGTTGGCATTAGTTTTAGTATAATAAGTGGcacaaaaaaaattaaggttGCTAAATCTTAATATCTCAGCCATCTCTTGGATGGCCAGTATTTCAAtgaaccaactcttgatttgtcTTGACGAGATGGAAGGCCGGGAAGATATGGAAGGAACCAAGATAACCTGATATCTTAGTCAATATATAGGAGTCAAAATATTGATTTATCAGCCAATGTAGTAACACCAACATGAACAACCATTTTACGGTATTAATGTTATACATAATAAAAaccatttaaaattataaattaacattAAAAAATTcgaatgaaatattaaaattgtACCAGCCAATATGTCATGATGTTTATTAGTTTACATTAGCAGGGGTAACAGATATCTCAGTTGAGGTCTCTGCCAAGACAGAAACCTCATGTGAAATGCACATGATGAAAAAGGAGGGAAGTGAGTCATAATAAATGATACTTTCAAATAGCTTCACAGTTCACACTATAAAATTATTCATGGTCCATGCAATCGTTCAATAGAGAAATtacattcaaaatttaaatactGCTATGTGTATTCACCAATGTTACCTGAGatcttgaacacttcaaaatttcagtttttgacatatctggaCATTTGAATGTTTCATGAACTCCTTGACACTACAAATTGATAAAGTATAATGTCATCACTGTTACGTGTCAACTTTTGGCATTTATACCTAGAACTGTTTGAGTATAACATAACATTTGACAAAAATCTCATCAATTCTATCAAGTTAAAAGCACTTGACCCAATAAATTATTCACTATACACAAAGCCGTATATAATTGCAGCTTAGTTATGCAAGGAAGAGTGGGCGTAGAAGCAATTAAATGTGCAGGTGCATGCAAATGGATACCTTACTTGCTTCGCTCGGTTTTGGGCATGCCGTACTGAACCAGTGTGGAACTGGATCAGTTTGCCAGTTTGGTATTGGAACTGATCCATATTGATCTAAGCCAATTTGAACCAAGTGGAACTGCCTGATTCTTCTCAGTACCTGATGTATACCACCCAAAACCATGATAAAAAGGAGACAAAAGGGTCTGAAATTTGCCTTGGTATGGAACACAACTATACCATACTGACGGCATCATACTATATCGGTAATATACCAGTAAGGCACTTTGTACCCAGATTGTAGACCTTGTTAGAAAGCACTTAGGAAGGAGGTGTGGATTTGATATTCTATAAAGTTACTAAACTGAGTATATTAACCTAATACACGCTTCTTGCTTCTAAGATTGGCACCGTAACATGCACATGTCCTCATTGTCCAATTTTTTTAAGTTTCCAATGCCCAACTATTGTAGATTGGACAGTTGACACCTTTGTCAAGCGTCCAAGTAACACTGCAAAGGCAATTTTGGAAAGCGATGAAGTGATTACAAGACAATAGTAGAGTCACAGAGTTTCTTACACTTTCAAGTCAATTATAAAAGATGGTGCTTTTGTTTCACAACAGGTGACTACTGTTTTACAAGACTAGACCGTCTTTCAGGATCTTTACAAATGAGAGATCCAACATTAGCAACATATCAAAATGTTAAAGATGTAGAGAATGATGTCTAAAGGGTAACTGCCTATAATAGTAAATTAGAATAAATAAGTCCATTACTTCCTCATGATGCATGCTTAAGGAAACATCAAGTCTTTGACCATTTGGCAAAGCCTCCAATTTATAAGAAGCTGACAACCGGTTATTGAGTCTTCCCTGAGTTAAAAAATTTCAATTTACAACCACCTAATAGAATGATTTATTTTTCAAGCAATATTACAATGTCTTAATTTTTAAATGGAAGACGACAATATAAATCGAGTATGTTAATACTTCCTCAACTCTACAATTTATGAATTATGATCATGATCTATAATGCAAAAATGATAAGTAACCCCAAGCAACACAAATCTCTTGTATATGCATTTTTCGTCCTCTTTGGGATCCTGTCATGGATCTTCTAAACCCAACATATCTCATCGTCCGACAGCTAGAAGATTTTGTCAATCACTTTAACATTTGTCCCGCTGAAAGCACCAAATACATCTTTCTTCCCGCAACTTACATTTGATATACATATAATTTTCCAATTTCGTCCCAACTACAAGCAATTAGTGTTCGTCTTAACTCCAACTATGATCTAAAGGTGATTCATGCAACATGGGCCATAAAGTGATTCAGTAACTAAATCTAACCCATTCCATGCAGTCGCTACAAGAATCACAAGTTCCGCAAACACTAAACCGAAAACGCATTATACCCTTAGTAACAAACAATAAAAtctcaagagaagaaaagagttttgatatTCTTCAAAAATGGGAAGTGGATAGAAAGACTCACCGGTCCGTAGCTGTGGGGATCGACCCCATACTGCCGAACCGCCACCTTCACCGCAAGGCTATGCGGGTCCTCGCCTCCACCACCGTAGTAATATGCCGATGGGGCACCAACCCCAGCAGCCGCCGCCGGTGGGACCGCCCCCGGGTACGAATAAGGCACGGCATGGAGTCCATCGTAGCCCCCGTGATTAGCGTGAGGGCGAAGGGCGTAGGGTTCCACCGCCGGCTGTCGGAGGGCTCCGGCACGGGCAGAGGAGGGGAGGGGAGCGTCGTGGCGGGGGGCGGGGTAATGGTTAGGGTTGGGGTAGTAATAGGCTGCGGTGGAGGATGAGGGCTGGGATTGCTGGTGGTGCTGGATCACGTCAGGGTGGTGGAGGTGCGGCGGCGGCGGTGCGTAGTAGAGGTGGTGGTGCACCGGGGGCGGCGCCGCCTGGGGTTCCCCCCAACTACTGTCGTAATCCATCGGAGGGCATTCAGAGGGAGAGGAAGGTCGTGTCCTAATAAAACGTTGGGGCGTTGCAATGGCTTTCAAAGAAATGAACAAGAATTCTCCGATGGCCACGTTTCATCTGGCACCCATCTCTTAAAATTCCAAAAGTTAAATCGGATAGAATTCCTTCTATTAATGCATAAAAAGACGCATATAAAAAGACGCCATCGGTTCgcattctctcttcctttttacGAGGCTTTTGTTTGACGAACATTTTCTCCTTCtgcatatatttttcttttttcgtttttttttgataagatgcaaatatttttctttgtgaaGACATTCTGAACACATGTTGTACATCCAATATTCtaatatatatcttaaataaataaatatatttcaaaatataataTTCATTGATACATACAATAGGATGAGATGATATATATCTCACAAAATAATTACCTAGTGTCCTAGTATATATCTTTATATAACTCCATACATAATTTTCAGCATAAGGTGTTCATTAATATATATAGTACAAATTTAGATGCTATATATCGAGCAAAAAAGTTATATGCCATCCTAATACATACTTTCAAGTAAATTGATGTATAATTTTTTGGTTCATCGATACATAGCATATGGCAGATCATatatattcatgattttttttttttgatacaaatagGTGTTCACATCAATCTAGCATGA
This genomic window from Elaeis guineensis isolate ETL-2024a chromosome 13, EG11, whole genome shotgun sequence contains:
- the LOC105055987 gene encoding uncharacterized protein isoform X1 is translated as MDYDSSWGEPQAAPPPVHHHLYYAPPPPHLHHPDVIQHHQQSQPSSSTAAYYYPNPNHYPAPRHDAPLPSSARAGALRQPAVEPYALRPHANHGGYDGLHAVPYSYPGAVPPAAAAGVGAPSAYYYGGGGEDPHSLAVKVAVRQYGVDPHSYGPVLRRIRQFHLVQIGLDQYGSVPIPNWQTDPVPHWFSTACPKPSEASKVLARFSNGLEPAAPPQIRPLHLHGSASHLTSKKAKKKGRKKATKVVQSAYCEVCKIECNTPEVLKTHKQGKKHKKTLQKLQESITANPAKAPEATVERKEIPDAEKSKTVGEKAKKKGAPVTAGELEAKKRRVLEGGAAAEGVKVCTICNVVVNSQKVFDYHIAGQKHIAMVKKLQEKHVAAASDIVK